From Passer domesticus isolate bPasDom1 chromosome 8, bPasDom1.hap1, whole genome shotgun sequence, a single genomic window includes:
- the LOC135305995 gene encoding olfactory receptor 14I1-like, giving the protein MSNSSSISHFLLLALADTRQLQLLHFCLLLGISLPALLGNGLIISTVAWGQHLHTPMFFFLLNLAFSDLGSICTTVPRAMHNSLWNTSIVSYEGCAAQAFFFLFFISAEYFLLTIMCYDRYVSICKPLHYGTLLGSRACAHMAAAAWASAFLNALMHTANTFSLPLCHGNVLGQFFCEIPHILKLTCSKYYFRELGLIAFSVCLAFGCFVFIVFFYVQIFRVVMRIPSEQGWHKAFSTCLPHLAVVFLFLSTAIFAHLKPPSISSPTLDLALSLLYSVVAPALNPLIYSLRNQELKAAVWRLMTGWFQKH; this is encoded by the coding sequence atgtccaacagcagctccatcagccacttcctcctgctggcactggcagacacgcggcagctgcagctcctgcacttctgcctcttgctgggcatctccctgcctgccctcctgggcaacggcctcatcatcagcacCGTAGCCTGGGGCCAGCACCTGCACAcacccatgttcttcttcctgctcaacctggccttcagcgacctgggctccatctgcaccactgtccccagagccatgcacaattccctctggaacACCAGCATTGTGTCCTACgaaggatgtgctgcacaggcctttttctttctgtttttcatctcagcagagtatttcctcctgaccatcatgtgctacgaccgctacgtgtccatctgcaaacccctgcactatgggaccctcctgggcagcagagcttgtgcccacatggcagcagctgcctgggccagtgcctttctcaatgctctcatgcacacagccaatacattttccctgcccctgtgccatggcaatgtcctgggccagttcttctgtgaaatcccacacatcCTCAAGCTTACCTGCTCCAAATACTACTTCAGGGAACTTGGGCTAATTGCTTTTAGTGTTTGTTTAgcatttggttgttttgtgttcattgttttcttctatgtgcagatcttcagggtagtgatgaggatcccctctgagcagggatggcacaaagccttttccacctgcctccctcacctggccgtggtcttcctgttcctcagcactgccatatttgctcacctgaagcccccctccatctcctccccaaccctggatctggccctgtcacttctgtactcagtggtggctccagccctgaaccccctcatctacagcctgaggaaccaggagctcaaggctgcagtgtggagactcaTGACTGGATggtttcagaaacattaa